DNA from Comamonas serinivorans:
CCGCCGTCGCCGCCCAGCTCGGCCTGGGTGCGGATCTGGATTTCCAGGTCGCTCGAGGTCAGCTGGATGACTTGACCGGTCTTGCGCAGCAGCACATTGGCCAGGATGGGCATGGTGTGGCGCCGCTCAACGATGCCGGCCACGGCGTTCAATGCTTCCAGGACCTGCGCCTGCGGCGCTTTCAGAACGATCATTTCAACCTCTTCCTTCACCCGTTGTCGCCTAGCGCGAAGACCCGCCTACACCCGCGAACACCCGGCCAGGCTGCAAACAGTCTTGACGCGCGCGCGCGTGTTAGCCCCCTATTGTCGCTGGAAATTGGTCTCATTTCGATCGCCCGCGCACAAAAGCCGTCAACCCGGGCGACCAGATGGCCCCGGTCGGGACGCGGCCCGCTCAGCGCGGACCGGCCGGCGGGCCTGCCGCTGCAGGCGCTGCGGTGGCTGCGGGGTCCGCTGCGGCCGCCGTCAGGCCCGGATCGGCCTGCGGGTCCAGGATGACGTGGATGTCGGTGGGCGTGGACAGCGGGATGCCCGCCTGCTGCAGCCGCTCGAGCACGCTGAACAACAGGTCGCTGCGCGTGGCGTAGACGCTGCGCGGGCTGTTCACGTGCGCGAAGCTGTTGATGGTGATCAGGCCGTCGCCGATGGCGTCGATGTAGACCGAGGGAGCCGGCGCATCGAGCACGGCCTCGTGGGCGCCATAGAGCTCGAGCAGCAGGGTTTTGAGCTGCTGCACGTCGGTCGAGAGCGGCACGGTGAACTTGATCTGGATGCGCCCCAGCACGTTGCCCATCGTCATGTTGCGCACGGACTTGGTGATGAGTTCCGAGTTGGGCACGATCAGCGTGGAGCGGTCGTCGAGCTGGATTTCGGTCGCGCGCACGCTGATGCGGCGCACATCGCCGGCCTGATCGCCAATGGTGATGCGGTCGCCGAGCTTGACCGGCCGCTCGGCCAACAGGATGAGGCCGGAGACGAAGTTCTGCGTGATGGCCTGCAGGCCGAAGCCGATGCCGACCGACAGCGCGCTGGCCAGCAGGGCAATCTTCTCGAAGCCGATGCCCAGCGCCGCCAGCGTCCAGATCACGGTCAAGGTGATGCCGAGGTAGCGCGCCACGGTGCTGATGGAGTTGCGCGCGCCCAGGTCAAAGCGGGTCTTGGGCAGGTAGGTGTCAACCAGCCAGGCCTGCAGCACCTTGAACAGCGCCAGGCCGATGAGCAGCACCACCAGGGCCCGCGCGATGGCCCCCGGCTGCAGCACGGCGCCGCCGATGGTCACGCCCTGGCCCAGCGTGCCCATCCAGCCGAACAGCGCGTTGACATTGCCGAACGGCGCCAGGATGGCGGCCGCGGCCAGCACCAGCAGGGCCAGGCGGGCCACGGCCGACAGCAGCACCCCGACCTGCTCCACGCCGGAGTCGGTCGCGCTCGCCGCCTGCCGCAGCGCCTGACCACTGCGGCTCTGGGGCGAGGTCAACCACAGGAAGAAGTCGTCAGCGAACTTCATCCACAGGCTGGTGGCCATCACCACCACGGTCATCCAGACCATTTGCGAGGCGGCGAACAGCGTGAAGTTGAGGTAGCCCAGCAAGGCCGCGACCAGCGCGGTCCACACCGCCAGGTGCCCGCCCAGCCATGCCAGCATGAGCCAGGCGCTGCCCGTCACCCCCGCGGCTTCTGCCGACTGCCGGGCCCGCAGGCGCGACAGCGTGAACAGCGCCGCCATCAGCAGGCCGACGTAGCTCAGGCCCATCACGCCGCTCAGCGCCACGGTGCTCACGTCGCTGCTGCGCGCGGCCGTGTTGAGGGCCTGCACCAGCACGTGCAGCCACACCAGCGCCGCGGCGGCCCAGGTGTACTTGCGCAGCCGGGTGGCGGCCTGGTCGTCCATGTTCAGCAGGCGCCACGACGGGCGCTTGGGCACCAGCAGGCAGGCGCTCAGCGCCGTGATGAAGGCGGCCACCCCGGTGGCGATGATGAACTGGCGGGCGACGCCCTCCAGCCGCGGGGCGATGGCATCGACCCAGGCCAGCGACTCGACCCAGACCCAGCTGGCCAGCAGCGGCATGCTGGTGCCCACCACCAGCAGCCACACCGCCAGCCCCGAGCGCCGCAGCCGCCCCTCGGGCGCGCGGTCCGAGGCCGCAAACCACCGACCCAGGCGCCGCAAGCCCAGGCGCAGCGGAAACAGCAGCACCAGCGCCAGCACGCCCCCGAGTGCGGGCACGCGCCAGCCACGCTCGGCCACGGCGCGGTCAAACGCCTCGCGCCCTTGCCGCAGCAAGGCCTGCAGGCGCAGCCAGTCGGCCGGCACATGGGCCGCCAGGTCGCGCCACAGCGTGGGCCACAGCGGTGACGCCGATTTCTGCAGGATCTGGGCGTTGAACTGGCGCGAGCGCAGCTGCTCGATGGACTCGCTGAGCTGCCGGGCTTCCACCGCCAGCAGCTTGCCGCTCTTGATGGCCGAGTCGACCTCGCTGCGCTCGCGGGCCAGGGCCTTGCGCTGCTCGGCGATGTCCGCGCCCTCCACGGCATCCTTGTCCACCGGGCCCAGCTGCTGAACGCGCGCATCGATCTGGTCAAGCTGTGGCATCAGCACGGTGACGGCCGCGTCGGCCTTGCGCTGCGCCGCCAGCGCCTTGTCCGACATCGACTTGAGGGTCTCCAGCGACTCGGCGTCGTCCAGTGCGGCGCGGATGCGGTCGAGCTCGCGCGACACCGCCTGCGTGTTCTGCACCGCTTCGGCCACGGGGCCGGGTTCCGCCGGCTGCGCGGACGCCCACCCGCTCAGCAGGCCCAGCAGCAGCCCACAGACCCACACCCGCCAGCACCACGATGAACGCACAGCATCTCCTGTTGGCGCGCCCCCGCGCCCTGCTGTGCACTATAGGATGGTCGGCCACGCGGCCGCGTGGCCCTGGCGCGGTCAGCCCCGTGGCCGGTCAGGTGTAATGGTATGTGTCGGTGCGCGTTGTCGAGCAGGCGCATGCGTGCCATTACTGGCAAAACCGGCGACAATCCGGCCGTGCTGCCCCCGGGCGCAGACGCCCCATGCCAGCCCGCATGCCAAGCCATCGGCCAGCCCGCGCCAGCCGTTTGCCAGACAGGGCTTCGCTAAACTAGCTGGCCATTCAGACGCCCAACATCGAGAAACTCCATGCACTCTTCTGTCCTCCGTCGCGCCACGCTGGCGCTGGCCTTGGCCGGTTCGGCCGCCCTCACCGCCTGCGGTTCGAGCTCGGTTGAGTCGGCCTTGACCCCTGAGCGCTTCCTGGCCGTGGGCGACGGCTACAGCGACATCGGCCAGGGCCCCAACGGCACCCGCCCCACGGTGAACGACGGCTCGAACAACTGGACGCAGCAGATCGCCGCCGACTACAACCGGACGCTGAAGCCCGCCAACGAAGGCGGCTACAGCTGGGCCCAGGCCTACGCCCGCGTGACCCAGGCCGACACCACGGGCCACAACGCCCCCTCCATCACCCAGCAGGTCACCAGCCTGCTGAACGCCACCACGCTGGGTGATCGGGACGTGGTCATCATGTCCGGCGGCCTGAGCGATGTGTACGCCGAAGTCGAGGCCGCCAATGGCGTCATCACCGATGCCACCCGGGCCGCGGTGTCGAAGGCCGGCACCGAGTTCGGCCAGCAGGTGCGCCGCCTGGTCAAGGACGGTGGCGCCAAGTACGTGCTGGTGACCGGCGTCTACAACCTGGGCAAGTCGCCCTGGGGCCTGGCCTATGGCGACGAGGTGGCCGCGCAGATCACCCGCCTGGCCGTGGCCTTCAACGACGCCGTGCTGCTCGAGATCAACAACCTGGCCGAGAACGTGCTGTTCCGCGATTCGGCCGTGATCTACAACATCCTGGCCAATGAACCCGACACCTACGGCATCGACAACGAAGACACGCCGGTGTGCACCGTGGCCGAGGCCTACGACTGCACCACCAGCACCCTGCTGCCAGGCGCGAACTACGACACCTACCTGTGGTCCGATTCGCTGAACCTGACGCCGCGCATCAACCGCATCTTCGGCGACCGCTCGTTCGGCGAAAGCATGGGCTACCAGTTCCAGTACCGCTGGTAAGCCCGCGGCCGGTCCGTGCGCCGGCCGGCCTGCCCCCAAGCCCACGCCCGCTGGCCGTGGGCTTTTTTCTGGGCGCCTGATCCGCTGCCGCATGGGCCCGGGGCTGGCCCGTTGGCCTGCGCACAGGGCACTGGTCGGTCGATTGCGTCTGCGCCCCTGGCATCGGTTCCCGCACATCCGCTCAGGCCGCGTCCGGCTGTTGGCCGCAACCCGGGTCAGACCTTATGGGCGACACGCAGACGTGAACCGGGTGTTTATGGCGGAACAAGTGCGCACCTTGCGGCGCCCATCGAGGGACTGGCGCATCACGTTGAAGTGGCCTGCGCCGTAGATGGCTTCGTCGGTGGCCATCGCCCCAGGCCGATTCACGCGGTTTTCTTATCAAGGAGGTATGCAGCCAATTTCATTCATAAATTAACGACAAGGGTCGCATACTCCTTCATCCAGGGTGTCAAGCGCCCATGCTTCACGCCGCTGGGCTCGCCGCGGGCCGCATGCTGCCGGTGTCCAGATAACGCTGGTGCCAGCTCAGCGCCTCGGTCAGCAGGTGCGGGGTCTGCTGGCCGACCGAGCCCTTGAGCGCGCGCTCGAAGTAGTCGCTGATCGGGTCGCGGTAGCTGGGGTGCACGCACTTGGCGATGATGAGCTTGGCGCGCTGGCGCGGCGCCAGGCCGCGCAGGTCGGCCAGGCCCTGCTCGGTGACCAGCACCTGCACGTCGTGCTCGGTGTGGTCCACGTGCGAGGCCATGGGCACGATGCAGCTGATCTGGCCGCCCTTGGCCGTGGACGGCGACATGAAGATGGACAGGTAGGCGTTGCGCGCGTAGTCGCCCGAGCCGCCGATGCCGTTCATGATGGACGTGCCCATGAGGTGGGTGGAGTTCACGTTGCCGTAGATGTCAGCCTCGATCAACGCGTTCATGGCGATCAGGCCCATGCGTCGGATCAGCTCGGGGTGGTTGCTGATCTCCTGCGGCCGCAGCAGGATGCGCTGGCGCAGCTCGTCGGCCCGGGCTTCAAAGCGCTTGAAGCCCTCGGGGCTCAGGGCCAGGGCGGTGGCCGAGGCGGATCGCAGCTTGCCCGACTCCAGCAGGTCCAGCATGCCGTCCTGCAGCACCTCGGTGTAGGCCGTCATGTCCTCAAAGGCGCTCTGGTTCAGGCCCGCCAGCACGGCGTTGGCGATGTTGCCCACACCCGACTGCAGCGGCAGCAGGTTGCGCGGCAGGCGGCCGTGCTGCACCTCGTGCTCCAGGAAGTCCACGATGTGGGCCGCGATGCGCTGCGAATCCTCGTCCAGCGGCTTGTAGGCGCTCAGCTTGTCGGCCGCGTGCGTGGGCACCACGGCGATGACCTTGTTCAGGTCGCAGCGCAGGTAGGGCTCGCCGATGCGGTCATGCGGGTGCAGCATGGGGATGGGCTTGCGGTTGGGCGGCCGGTCCGTGCCGTAGTAGATGTCGTGCATGCCATCCAGCGCGGCGGGCTGGCCGGCGTTCACCTCCAGGATGATCGCGTCCGCCTGGTCCAGCCAGGTCTTGTTGTTGCCCACCGAGGTGGACGGGATCAGCCGGCCGTCGGGCAAGATGCCCGAGACCTCGACCACCGCCACGTCCAGGTGCCCCAGAAAGCCAAACCAGACGTACTGCGCGACGTGCGACAGGTGCAGGTCGATGTAGTTCATCTCGCCGGCGTTGATCTGCTGACGCGCCACCGGGTCGGACTGGTAGGGCAAGCGGCGGTCGATGCCATGCACCTTGGCCAGCGCGCCATCGAGCTCGGGCGAGGTGGACGCGCCCGTCCACAGGCCGATGCGGAACTGGCCGCCCTGGGCGTTGATGCGCTCGATGCGGCGCGCCAGCGCCTGCGGCACCGCCTTGGGCGCCCCGGCGGCGGTGAAGCCGCTCATGCCCACGGTGGCTCCGGCCGGGATGAGTTCGGCGGCCTGCTCGGCCGACATGATGCGGGTGCGCAGGACGTCATTCAGGATGCGGTCGGCCGAGGAGGGAATCGTCATGGCAGGCAGGCGTGGGGGTGGAACGAAGACCGGTTGGACCCGAAGCAGTTCGGGTAAACCCCAGTATAGCCACCTTCATGCGGGCATCTTGCAGCCGCACGGAATTGGCACTGGGTATTAGGCCATTCTCGTTTTGACATCAACGACAAACCACCCATACTGCCACGTTCACCCACACCCCCGCTGCTTCCCCGCGCTTGTGGGGACAAGTTCCTTCACACACGGTTTCTCTTTGTCACCACGGCAACGGCTGGCAAAGCCCGGAACATGCCCCCACCTGCATCGCTCCATCACACCATGTTCCACAAGGAGACCCGCATGAACACCAAAGCCGAGCGACAGTGGGTGAGCTTCGAAGCCAGCAGCGTGGCCTTGTTCACCGCCCTGACCCTCAGCCTCGCTGTGGGCGCCGCCGCGCGGCAGTCCTCGGGCGCGCCGACCTCCGCCCGCCCCGCCTGGACGCAGGGTGTGGCCAGCCAGGCCAGCGCCCCCACGGTGTTCACGCTGGCTGCCGGAACCTCGCGGCAGTCGGCCCCCCGCTGACTGCGTGACGCGCGGAACACCGCGCCGCCACACGCCGATGGCCGATGGGCCATCGCGCCTCTGGATCGAGCAACCCGACGAGACACGGCAATGCCCTCGCCATGGAGAAAATGCACGACGGATCAGACCCAAGCGAGTTCGCGGCTCAGCCCTTCCGGCTGGGCCGCTTTTTTCGTGGGCCGCGCCGGGCGAGGCCATGCCGGGTCGGTGCCTGACGCTGGCACTGCAAACCACAGGCCCCAACATCGTGGACGTTCGCAGGACTTGGCGGCCCCAGGCTCGCCGACACCCGCTCGCACCGGCGAGCCCTGCAGCCTGACCCTGTACGCAGGCAGACCGATACCGTGGCCCCATCGCCATTCGGGGCCCACGCGAGAGGCTACTCGCCCGTGCCGCGAGCACCGCGTGCACGTGGCCGCAGATGGCCTGATCCGCGTGTCGGCGCAGCCGGGAGCTGCAGCAGCTCGCGTGTGATCTTGAGGTAGCGCCCGGTCAGGACGGCGCCGCAATCCCGCCCGTGCAGGGCGAATGAAGACGAGCTGACCGGCCGACACACCCAAGCACGCGCTTTCTGACGGCCGCGGCCCTGTACGAGAAGCCGCTGACCCGCAGCGTCATCCGGCACGCCGATCCCGAGCAGAGCGCGTTTCGGCTCGCTGAGGACAGGCTGCCCTACAGCGCCCGTGGGGTCAGCCGCGAGCGGCTCCCAGCAGCAGTCGCTCAGCGCGTCCCGAAGATGCGGTCCCCGGCATCGCCGAGGCCGGGGACGATGTAGCCGTGGTCGTTCAGCCCCTGGTCCAGCGCGGCCACGGTGATGGACACATCGGGGTGGTGGGTCTGCACGTTCTGCACGCCCTGCGGCGATGCCAGCAGGTTGACGAGCTTGAGGCTGGTGGCGCCCGCCTGTTTGAGCCGCGTGAGGGTGAGCACGGCGGAGTTGCCCGTGGCCAGCATGGGGTCGACCACGATCACCAAGCGGTCCTGGATGTCTTCGGGTACCTTGAAGTAGTACTCCACGGGCTCCAGCGTTTCGGGATCGCGGTACATGCCGACGTGGCCCACGCGCGCCGCGGGCAGCAGGTCGATCATGCCGTCCAGCATGCCGTTGCCGGCCCGCAGGATGGAGACCAGGCACAGCTTCTTGCCGCTGATGACGGGCGCCAGGCAGGTGGTGACGGGGGTGGTGACCTCGATCAGCTCGGTGGCCAGGTCGCGCGTGGCCTCGTAGGCCAGCATGGCGGTGATTTCGCGCACCAGGCGACGGAAGGTGTCGGTGGTGGTCTCGGCCATGCGCAAGAAGGTCATCTTGTGCTGGATCAGGGGGTGGTCGATGACGCGGAATTCGGCGGACATGGTGGCGGTTGGGAGGAGGTGTGCTGGCGGGCTTGCGCGCCCGCTGCAGGGGATGGGAAAGGCGCCCATTGTCGCCAATCGGGGTGACGGCTGCGGGCGCCGGCCCTGGCGCCAGGCCCGGCGCGGGTTGGCACGGCTGTCCCCACAGCGCTCTTCAAACCAGCAGTATCAGCCTGTTGCCGTTGATTGAACAACGGCAACAGCCCGATACCTCAATCCCACATCATTTGAGCCACAAACGCAGCGCATCCCAGGTGCGGCCGAACCAGCCGGCCTGGGCCACGGGCTCGAGCGCGACCAGCGGCACGCTGGCCAGCGCCTTGTCGCCCAGCTTGACGGACAGCGTGCCCACGGCCTGGCCAGCCTGCAGCGGCGCCACCAGCGGGTCGTTGCGCGTGACCTCGGTCTTGACCTGCGCGCCCTGGCCCGACGGCACGGTGACCACGATGGGCCGCTTGGCGCCGATCTTCACGGTGCCGGCCTCGCCCTTCCAGACCTTGGGCGACTCCACGGCCTGGTCGGCGTCGAACAGCTTCACGTCGTCGAACGCGGTGTAGCCCCAGTTCAGCAGCTTTTGCGATTCGTTGGCGCGCGCGCTGTCGCTGGCCGCGCCCAGCACCACGGACAGCAGCCGGCGCCCCGGCACGTTCGGGAAGTCGCGCTTGGCCGTGGCGATGAGGCAGTAGCCGGCAGCATCGGTGTGGCCGGTCTTCAGGCCGTCCACCGTGGGGTCGATGTGCAGCAGGCGGTTGCGGTTGGTGTCGTTGGCTGCAGGTGTGCCGGGATAGCGGTACTTCTTGATCGCGTAGTAGTGCATGTCCTGCGGGAAATCCTGCATCAACCGCATGGACAGGGTGGCGAGGTCGCGCGCCGTGGTGTAGTGGCCGGCCTCGGTCAGGCCTTCGGGGTTTTTGTAGCTCGTGCCCGTCAGCCCCAGCTGCTTGGCCTGCTGGTTCATCAATTCGACGAAATGCTCGTAGGTGCCGCCCACGCCTTCGGCCAGCGCCACGGTGGCGTCGTTGCCCGACTGCACGATCATGCCCTTGATCAGGTCGTCCACCGGCACCTGCATCTTGGGGTCGATGAACATGCGCGAGCCCGGCATCTTCCAGGCGCGCTCGCTCACCGGCAGGGTCTGCGTCGCGGTGATCTTCTTGGCTGCCAGCGCCTGGTAGACCAGGTAGCCCGTCATCAGCTTGGTCAGCGACGCCGGCTCCACGGGGGAATCGACGTCCTTGGCCGCCAGCACCTGGCCCGAGGTGACGTCCATCAGCAGGAACGACTTGGCCGCGATTTCCGGCGCTTGCGGGCCCAGCGGCGACAGCACGGGCGCGGAAGGCGCAGCTGCTGCCGCCGACGCAGCCGCCGCGGGTTTGGCCGCAGCCGGCGCCTTTTTGGCCGCCAGGGCCGGGGTGTGGGCCAGGCCCAGGCTCAAGGCCAGGGCCAACGACAGGTGAGCAATGCGATGGGGAGCGGTCATGACAGCAACAGGGGAAACGGGATCAACACGCAAGGAAAGCGCGGGCGCCGGCGGGCGATCGCACACGGAAGAGGAGCCGGCGGTCACCCGCCACTGGATCCGGCCGCGGCCGGCGCCACGCGCAGGTGACGCATCACCAGCTGCTTGAGCAGCGGCAGCTGGCCATGGAAGAAGTGCCCGACGCCCGGCAGCACGGTGACGGGCAGGTTCTGCGGCCGCGCCCAGTCGTACACGCTGGCCAGCGACACGGTGTCATCGGCCTCGCCATGCACGATCAGGCTGCGCTCGTGCCACTCCGGCGCGATGGGCGCCACGGTGAAGCGCTGGGCCGCCGTGCCCACCAGCACCAGCTGCGCCAGGTCGCGGCCTTGGGCGTGCAGCTGCGCGGCCACGTTGGCGGTGACGAAGCTGCCGAAGCTGAAGCCCGCCAGCGCCAGCGCGCCGCCCTCGCCGTTCGCGGTCTGCGCGATCACGGCCTGCAGGTCATCGGCTTCGCCACGGCCTTCGTCGTAGCTGCCGGCGCTCTCGCCGACGCCGCGGAAGTTGAAGCGCACCGCGCGCCAGCCCGATTGCACAAAGGCGCGAGCCAGGGTCTGCACCACCTTGTTGTGCATGGTGCCGGCAAACAGCGGGTGCGGGTGGGCGATCACGGCAACGCGCGGCGCGGCGCCGGGGGCCGTGGTGCCGGCGGCGGGTTCGTCGACCAGGGCCTCCAGCGGGCCGGCCGGCCCCTGCAAGGTGATGGCTTGGGTGTTGGCGTTCATGGCAAGGCGGGATCCGGGCTGGCCCACAGCGGGCGGGCGGTGACCAACCCGTTCGCGGAGGGACGTTGAGGCGAGGACAGCGAACCGGTCATCGGCCCAGCTCGGGCGGCGTCAGCAAGCGCTCGACCACCTCGCCGTGCTGCAGGTGGCGCTCGACGATCTCGTCGATGTCGGCGTTGTCCAGATAGGTGTACCAGACGCCCTCGGGGTAGACCACGGCCACGGGGCCGCCGGCGCAGCGGTCCAGGCAGCCGGCCTTGTTCACGCGCACCTGGCCCGGGCCGGCCAGCCCCAGGGCCTTGACCTTGGCCTTGCAGTGGTCGAAGGCCGCCTGCGCGCCATGGTCGGCGCACGAGGACTCGCCGTTGGTGCGCTGGTTCAGGCAGAAAAACACATGGTGGCGGTAGTAAGACGGCTGGGCGGGCGCGGGCGTGCCCTGCGTGGCGCGGGTGGTGTCGCTCATGGCGCCATTGTAGAAAGCGCCGCAGCGCACTGCCCTGCAGGGCGGCCAAGCACCTGGGCACGCCGGGTGCATGCAAGCGACCGGCCGGTCTCGATGCCGGCGCGGGCACCCGCGCCGTCGTCGGGCGAACCCTGGCACCGGTCTGCCCGGGCGAAGGTGCCAAGGGCTGCGGCGCCAAGGCACCCACGGCCCGCCCCTCAACCCCGGGCGCGTTGTCTGCCGTTTGCCATCCATGGATGCAGTATGACCGCATCCTCGTCATTCAATGAACGAGGAAGCAGCCATACTCGGCTCCAAACAACTAGGACGCAGGACTCACCGGCGCACGCCGCGTGAGCGTGACCAGCAGCTGCAGCACCGCGGCGAACGGCCAGGCCCAGCCCAGCCACTGGATGAGGCCGTAGAAGCGGATGAAGCGGCCCTGCTCCCAATCCGACAGGGTTTCGGCGAAGTAGGCGCTGGTGGGGGCGTTGTTCAGCAGCATCAGGCTGACGGGCAACGCCAGCAGCAGCAGCGCCGCCGCCACGCGGCGCGGCACCCACAGCAGCGCGGCCGCCAGGGCCACGGCCAGCCAGCTGCCGTACTCCACCGGCGTGCTGACCCAGGTCCAGGCGTACAGCGGGCCGTAGCTCAGCCCCGACGACAGGGCCGACGATGCATAGCCCACCGCGAGCGCGGCCACGGCAAACACGGCGCGGCGCCAGCGCGAAGGCATGATGGAATAGCCCAGCAGGATGGGGCACAGCAGGCCCACGGCCACGCACAGCAGCTCCTGCCCCGGCAACAACGGTTGCAGCTCCATCTCGCGCATGGGCAGCCAGTCCAGGTAAGGCGTGCCCTGCAGCAGCTGGCCCAGCCACTCCTCGGCGCGCTCGAACACCTGGCCCAGGCCGAACGCCACCGCGGCCGGGTAGAGCAAGGCCACCGGCCACAGCGCCAGCAGCACCAGCGTGCCGCGCGCGTGAGGTGCAAACCAGCGTTCGCGGAAGCGGCTC
Protein-coding regions in this window:
- a CDS encoding VanZ family protein, which encodes MPHSHGPLGVHAFKGVAGPLALVYAGLIVYASLFPFEGWRSQGLPFWSFTRAPWPQYWTEFDLVSNLLGYVPLGLLLTLALEPLMRARWAVLLAALLGALLSFVLESLQSYLPLRIASNLDWGLNAAGAAIGALVAWASMRLGLLAHWSRFRERWFAPHARGTLVLLALWPVALLYPAAVAFGLGQVFERAEEWLGQLLQGTPYLDWLPMREMELQPLLPGQELLCVAVGLLCPILLGYSIMPSRWRRAVFAVAALAVGYASSALSSGLSYGPLYAWTWVSTPVEYGSWLAVALAAALLWVPRRVAAALLLLALPVSLMLLNNAPTSAYFAETLSDWEQGRFIRFYGLIQWLGWAWPFAAVLQLLVTLTRRAPVSPAS
- a CDS encoding SGNH/GDSL hydrolase family protein; this encodes MHSSVLRRATLALALAGSAALTACGSSSVESALTPERFLAVGDGYSDIGQGPNGTRPTVNDGSNNWTQQIAADYNRTLKPANEGGYSWAQAYARVTQADTTGHNAPSITQQVTSLLNATTLGDRDVVIMSGGLSDVYAEVEAANGVITDATRAAVSKAGTEFGQQVRRLVKDGGAKYVLVTGVYNLGKSPWGLAYGDEVAAQITRLAVAFNDAVLLEINNLAENVLFRDSAVIYNILANEPDTYGIDNEDTPVCTVAEAYDCTTSTLLPGANYDTYLWSDSLNLTPRINRIFGDRSFGESMGYQFQYRW
- a CDS encoding D-alanyl-D-alanine carboxypeptidase family protein; translated protein: MTAPHRIAHLSLALALSLGLAHTPALAAKKAPAAAKPAAAASAAAAAPSAPVLSPLGPQAPEIAAKSFLLMDVTSGQVLAAKDVDSPVEPASLTKLMTGYLVYQALAAKKITATQTLPVSERAWKMPGSRMFIDPKMQVPVDDLIKGMIVQSGNDATVALAEGVGGTYEHFVELMNQQAKQLGLTGTSYKNPEGLTEAGHYTTARDLATLSMRLMQDFPQDMHYYAIKKYRYPGTPAANDTNRNRLLHIDPTVDGLKTGHTDAAGYCLIATAKRDFPNVPGRRLLSVVLGAASDSARANESQKLLNWGYTAFDDVKLFDADQAVESPKVWKGEAGTVKIGAKRPIVVTVPSGQGAQVKTEVTRNDPLVAPLQAGQAVGTLSVKLGDKALASVPLVALEPVAQAGWFGRTWDALRLWLK
- a CDS encoding DUF3772 domain-containing protein is translated as MRSSWCWRVWVCGLLLGLLSGWASAQPAEPGPVAEAVQNTQAVSRELDRIRAALDDAESLETLKSMSDKALAAQRKADAAVTVLMPQLDQIDARVQQLGPVDKDAVEGADIAEQRKALARERSEVDSAIKSGKLLAVEARQLSESIEQLRSRQFNAQILQKSASPLWPTLWRDLAAHVPADWLRLQALLRQGREAFDRAVAERGWRVPALGGVLALVLLFPLRLGLRRLGRWFAASDRAPEGRLRRSGLAVWLLVVGTSMPLLASWVWVESLAWVDAIAPRLEGVARQFIIATGVAAFITALSACLLVPKRPSWRLLNMDDQAATRLRKYTWAAAALVWLHVLVQALNTAARSSDVSTVALSGVMGLSYVGLLMAALFTLSRLRARQSAEAAGVTGSAWLMLAWLGGHLAVWTALVAALLGYLNFTLFAASQMVWMTVVVMATSLWMKFADDFFLWLTSPQSRSGQALRQAASATDSGVEQVGVLLSAVARLALLVLAAAAILAPFGNVNALFGWMGTLGQGVTIGGAVLQPGAIARALVVLLIGLALFKVLQAWLVDTYLPKTRFDLGARNSISTVARYLGITLTVIWTLAALGIGFEKIALLASALSVGIGFGLQAITQNFVSGLILLAERPVKLGDRITIGDQAGDVRRISVRATEIQLDDRSTLIVPNSELITKSVRNMTMGNVLGRIQIKFTVPLSTDVQQLKTLLLELYGAHEAVLDAPAPSVYIDAIGDGLITINSFAHVNSPRSVYATRSDLLFSVLERLQQAGIPLSTPTDIHVILDPQADPGLTAAAADPAATAAPAAAGPPAGPR
- a CDS encoding acetyl-CoA hydrolase/transferase family protein, coding for MTIPSSADRILNDVLRTRIMSAEQAAELIPAGATVGMSGFTAAGAPKAVPQALARRIERINAQGGQFRIGLWTGASTSPELDGALAKVHGIDRRLPYQSDPVARQQINAGEMNYIDLHLSHVAQYVWFGFLGHLDVAVVEVSGILPDGRLIPSTSVGNNKTWLDQADAIILEVNAGQPAALDGMHDIYYGTDRPPNRKPIPMLHPHDRIGEPYLRCDLNKVIAVVPTHAADKLSAYKPLDEDSQRIAAHIVDFLEHEVQHGRLPRNLLPLQSGVGNIANAVLAGLNQSAFEDMTAYTEVLQDGMLDLLESGKLRSASATALALSPEGFKRFEARADELRQRILLRPQEISNHPELIRRMGLIAMNALIEADIYGNVNSTHLMGTSIMNGIGGSGDYARNAYLSIFMSPSTAKGGQISCIVPMASHVDHTEHDVQVLVTEQGLADLRGLAPRQRAKLIIAKCVHPSYRDPISDYFERALKGSVGQQTPHLLTEALSWHQRYLDTGSMRPAASPAA
- the upp gene encoding uracil phosphoribosyltransferase, translated to MSAEFRVIDHPLIQHKMTFLRMAETTTDTFRRLVREITAMLAYEATRDLATELIEVTTPVTTCLAPVISGKKLCLVSILRAGNGMLDGMIDLLPAARVGHVGMYRDPETLEPVEYYFKVPEDIQDRLVIVVDPMLATGNSAVLTLTRLKQAGATSLKLVNLLASPQGVQNVQTHHPDVSITVAALDQGLNDHGYIVPGLGDAGDRIFGTR
- a CDS encoding (2Fe-2S) ferredoxin domain-containing protein, with amino-acid sequence MSDTTRATQGTPAPAQPSYYRHHVFFCLNQRTNGESSCADHGAQAAFDHCKAKVKALGLAGPGQVRVNKAGCLDRCAGGPVAVVYPEGVWYTYLDNADIDEIVERHLQHGEVVERLLTPPELGR
- a CDS encoding alpha/beta hydrolase; the protein is MNANTQAITLQGPAGPLEALVDEPAAGTTAPGAAPRVAVIAHPHPLFAGTMHNKVVQTLARAFVQSGWRAVRFNFRGVGESAGSYDEGRGEADDLQAVIAQTANGEGGALALAGFSFGSFVTANVAAQLHAQGRDLAQLVLVGTAAQRFTVAPIAPEWHERSLIVHGEADDTVSLASVYDWARPQNLPVTVLPGVGHFFHGQLPLLKQLVMRHLRVAPAAAGSSGG